One window of Strix aluco isolate bStrAlu1 chromosome 24, bStrAlu1.hap1, whole genome shotgun sequence genomic DNA carries:
- the KLHL10 gene encoding kelch-like protein 10, translated as MSLRGIIQNHTVCGGPGQSPGAAEGEAPSAAPGCNMGDRSAPAGASSSHVEWYVSPLSSRVFSELCQEGKLCDVIISVGGVEFQAHKVILCSCSHYFRVLFTSSWSDEEKRVYKIPGISPEMMRLVIEYAYSGTVPITADSVEGLLVAADQFNIMGIVTVCCEFLKSQLCLENCVSIYRLTDCYYCPDLREAASMFILHHFAEMTKVSTEFLDLSVDDMKHIIEKDELNVTQEEAVFEAVLTWIAHDPQSRGQHVAVLLGKVRLALMQPEYLMTNVKTHGYVKDDEECRVLVRSALVEMYHLNVQGPPHPDSAHPLSRPRLPYAILFAIGGWSGDSPINTVETYDTRANQWVDVTYEQESPLAYHSTAYLQGFIYAVGGFDGVDRLSSVRRFDPLKKTWQQVAPMHSQRCFVSVAVLNDFLYAMGGFDGHTRLNTAERYEPETNQWMLIAPMHEQRSDASATTLREKVYVCGGFNGHECLITAEAYDTTTHQWTLIAPMGSRRSGVGVTTYGNKVYAVGGCDGAHRLRSAEAYNPVTNTWQEIPTMFSPRSNFGIAVVDNLLFVVGGYNGFTTTSNVECFDENTSEWYDLQDMGTDRSALSCCVVPGLRNVRDYTARRGRHADSA; from the exons ATGTCACTGCGGGGCATAATCCAGAACCACACAGTTTGTGGGGGGCCAGGACAAAGCCCAGGAGCAGCGGAGGGAGAAGCACCTTCCGCTGCCCCAGGCTGCAACATGGGGGACAGGTCGGCGCCCGCCGGCGCTTCGTCCTCACACGTGGAGTGGTACGTAAGTCCCCTGTCTTCCAGAGTCTTCAGCGAGCTTTGCCAGGAAGGGAAACTCTGTGATGTGATCATCAGCGTCGGTGGTGTTGAATTCCAGGCTCACAAGGTCATCCTGTGTAGCTGCAGCCACTATTTCAG ggttttgtttaCCAGCAGCTGGAGCGATGAGGAGAAAAGAGTGTATAAAATCCCCGGCATTTCACCTGAAATGATGAGGCTCGTTATTGAGTACGCCTACAGCGGGACGGTACCGATCACAGCTGACAGCGTGGAAGGTTTGCTGGTGGCAGCAGACCAGTTCAACATTATGGGCATCGTCACGGTGTGCTGTGAGTTCTTAAAATCCCAACTCTGCTTGGAAAATTGTGTCAGCATCTACAGACTCACAGATTGTTACTACTGTCCCGACCTGCGAGAGGCAGCCTCCATGTTCATCCTCCATCACTTCGCGGAGATGACCAAGGTGTCTACAGAGTTCCTGGACCTCTCTGTTGACGACATGAAGCACATCATTGAGAAGGACGAGCTCAACGTGACGCAGGAAGAGGCCGTGTTCGAGGCGGTTCTGACATGGATCGCTCACGACCCGCAGAGCAGGGGGCAGCACGTCGCCGTCTTGCTGGGCAAG gtTCGGCTGGCACTGATGCAGCCAGAATACCTCATGACCAACGTCAAAACGCACGGTTACGTGAAGGACGATGAGGAGTGCAGAGTTCTGGTCAGAAGCGCGCTGGTAGAAATGTACCACCTCAACGTGCAGGGCCCCCCTCACCCCGATTCCGCCCACCCGCTCAGTCGGCCCCGCCTGCCCTACGCCATCCTGTTCGCCATCGGAGGCTGGAGCGGGGACAGCCCGATCAACACCGTCGAGACGTACGACACCCGTGCGAACCAGTGGGTGGACGTCACATATGAGCAAGAAAGCCCCCTCGCCTACCACAGCACTGCTTATTTACAAGGCTTCATCTACGCCGTCGGAGGGTTTGACGGCGTGGATCGCTTGAGCAGCGTCAGGCGGTTTGACCCCCTGAAGAAGACGTGGCAGCAGGTCGCGCCCATGCACTCGCAGCGCTGCTTCGTCAGCGTCGCCGTTCTCAACGACTTCCTCTACGCCATGGGAGGGTTCGACGGACACACGCGCCTCAACACAGCCGAGCGGTACGAGCCGGAGACAAACCAGTGGATGCTGATCGCCCCCATGCACGAGCAGAGAAGTGACGCCAGCGCGACCACACTGCGTGAAAAG GTGTACGTGTGCGGGGGGTTCAACGGACACGAGTGCTTGATCACGGCCGAAGCGTACGACACCACCACGCACCAGTGGACCCTTATAGCCCCCATGGGGAGCAGAAGAAGCGGCGTAGGTGTGACCACGTACGGAAACAAAGTGTATGCG GTGGGAGGATGCGACGGAGCCCACCGGCTGCGCAGCGCGGAGGCCTACAACCCGGTGACCAACACGTGGCAGGAGATCCCCACCATGTTCAGTCCCCGCAGCAACTTCGGCATCGCGGTGGTGGACAATCTTTTGTTCGTGGTCGGCGGCTACAACGGTTTTACTACCACTTCCAACGTCGAGTGCTTTGATGAAAACACCAGCGAGTGGTACGACCTCCAGGACATGGGCACGGACCGCAGCGCCCTGAGCTGCTGCGTGGTGCCGGGCCTGCGCAACGTCCGGGACTACACTGCCCGGCGGGGCCGCCACGCCGACAGCGCTTGA
- the NT5C3B gene encoding 7-methylguanosine phosphate-specific 5'-nucleotidase, producing MYFCGLVFFSSLSLLSLSPSWLGACCGETQLPVPAGAASGAGRRRSPGHPSAPPGRPRAPLLRPRAPPGHPPAPLRPRHRPHGGSSPRLRGPGAARPGPARSGAMVPELEKATVRIQQPERVLGIIRAIKEQGMNKLQVISDFDMTLSRFGCNGRRCPTSHNILDNSRVISEDGKKKLKDLLHHYYPIEIDPNRTLEEKRPLMVEWWTRAHELLSQQKIQKGDIAQIVRESEVMLRDGFNEMFDQLHKYNVPLFIFSAGVGDILEEIIRQANVFYSNVNVVSNYMDFDDNGVLRRFKGPLIHTYNKNNSVLQGTEYFQQLSTRTSIILLGDSMGDLTMADGVPSVENILKIGFLNDKVEERRGKYLDAYDIVLESDETLDVVNGILRYILIKT from the exons ATGTActtctgtggtttggtttttttttcatctttatctcttctttctctttcgcCTTCCTGGCTCGGAGCGTGTTGCGGAGAAACGCAACTGCCGGTACCGGCCGGAGCCGCTTCGGGCGCGGGGCGGAGGCGCAGCCCCGGGCACCCCTCGGCACCCCCCGGGCGCCCCCGGGCACCTCTGCTCcggccccgggcaccccccgggcaccccccggccccgctccggccccggcaccgcccccACGGCGGCTCCTCCCCGCGGCtgcgcggccccggcgcggctcggcccggcccggcgcggagcggagcgatG GTGCCGGAGCTGGAGAAAGCCACGGTCCGCATCCAGCAGCCGGAGCGGGTGCTGGGGATCATCCGCGCCATCAAGGAGCAGGGGATGAACAAGCTGCAG GTCATTTCTGACTTCGACATGACGCTGAGCAGGTTTGGGTGCAATGGCAGACGCTGCCCCACTTCGCACA ATATCCTCGATAACAGCCGTGTTATCAGCGAGGATGGCAAGAAGAAG CTGAAGGATCTGCTGCACCATTACTACCCCATTGAAATCGATCCCAACCGGACCCTGGAAGAGAAACGTCCCCTCATGGTGGAGTG GTGGACCCGGGCCCACGAGCTGCTCTCGCAGCAGAAGATCCAGAAGGGTGACATAGCCCAGATCGTCAGAGAGTCGGAGGTGATGCTGAG GGATGGATTCAATGAGATGTTTGATCAGCTGCACAAGTACAACGTCCCCCTGTTCATCTTCTCTGCCGGCGTCGGTGACATCCTCGAAGAGATTATCCGCCAGGCCAACGTCTTCTACTCCAACGTCAACGTGGTGTCCAACTACATGGACTTCGATGATAAC GGAGTCCTCAGGCGTTTCAAGGGACCTCTCATCCACACCTACAACAAGAACAACAGCGTCCTGCAGGGTACGGAGTATTTCCAGCAGCTGAGCACTAGGACGAGCATCATCCTGCTGGGGGACTCCATGGGTGATCTGACCATGGCAGACGGCGTTCCCAGCGTGGAGAACATCCTCAAGATTGGCTTTCTCAATGACAAG GTGGAAGAGCGGAGGGGGAAGTACCTGGATGCCTACGACATCGTGCTGGAGAGCGACGAGACGCTGGATGTGGTCAATGGGATTCTCCGGTACATCCTTATCAAGACGTGA
- the KLHL11 gene encoding kelch-like protein 11, translating to MSDKMAAAAASPQPQPGLGPPAAEAEGGSPRGGGAEGEAEAEEFGCPAHCSDLAWRQNEQRRHGLYCDITLAFGGGRPGAAREYRAHRSVLAAATEYFTPLLSGGFAESRSGRVELQKWSSEGGPDPDTVEAVVGFMYTGTIRVSPGNVHEVLEMADRFLLTRLKEFCGEFLKKKLNLSNCVAVHSLAHMYSLNQLALKAQDMIRRNFHKVIQDEEFYTLPFHLIRDWLSDSEITVDSEEILFETVLKWVQKNPEERERYFEDLFKLLRLSQMKPTYLTRHVKSERLVSSNKACVKLVSEAVESHALRSENLQSGNLQHSACPVALLPRFGQNMDVIMVIGGVSEGGDYLSECVGYFIDEDRWVNLPHIHNHLDGHAVAVTESYVYVAGSMEPGFAKTVERYNPNRNIWEQVSNLITRKHSFGLTEVKGNLYSIGGHGNFSPGFKDVAIYNPEQDKWLNLESAPKILRDVKAVSVEDRFVYVAARTPVDSDSEDGLRAVIIRYDAETRQWQDVDSLPLVDNYCSFQMSVANTNFYHTASCCPKSYPIDNEEAKIKISGRASDEILESLPPEVLSIEGAAICYYKDDVFIIGGWKNSDDIDKQYRKEAYRYCAERKRWMLLPPMPQPRCRATACHVRIPFRCLQGTQRYPMPQNLMWQKDRIRQMQERQMQEIHRHTLSLRRMPRSQIEC from the exons ATGTCGgacaagatggcggcggccgcggcctcccctcagccccagccGGGCCTCGGCCCGCCGGCGGCGGAGGCGGAGGGCGGGAGcccgcgcggcggcggggcggagggggaggctgaagcggagGAGTTCGGGTGCCCGGCGCACTGCTCCGACCTGGCCTGGCGGCAGAACGAGCAGCGCCGCCACGGCCTCTACTGCGATATCACTCTGGCCttcggcggcgggcggcccggggcggcccgCGAGTACCGGGCGCACCGCTCCGTCCTGGCCGCCGCCACCGAGTACTTCACCCCGCTGCTCTCGGGGGGCTTCGCGGAGTCGCGCTCGGGCCGCGTGGAGCTGCAGAAGTGGAGCTCGGAGGGCGGCCCCGACCCCGACACGGTGGAGGCCGTCGTCGGCTTCATGTACACCGGCACCATCCGCGTCAGCCCCGGCAACGTCCACGAGGTGCTGGAGATGGCCGACAG GTTTCTACTGACCCGGTTAAAAGAGTTCTGCGGGGAGTTTCTGAAGAAGAAGCTCAACCTCTCCAACTGCGTTGCGGTTCACAGCTTAGCGCACATGTATTCCCTGAATCAGCTGGCCCTCAAAGCTCAGGATATGATCAGGAGAAACTTCCACAAAGTTATCCAAGATGAGGAGTTCTACACTTTGCCCTTTCATCTCATCAGAGACTGGCTCTCAGACTCGGAGATCACGGTGGACTCGGAAGAAATCCTCTTTGAGACTGTTTTGAAGTGGGTTCAGAAAAATCctgaagaaagagagaggtacTTTGAAGATCTCTTTAAACTGCTTAGGTTGTCTCAGATGAAACCCACTTACCTTACTCGCCACGTCAAATCTGAAAGGCTGGTATCGAGCAACAAAGCGTGTGTTAAATTGGTGTCTGAAGCCGTGGAGAGTCACGCCTTGCGGTCTGAGAACTTGCAGTCTGGTAATCTACAACATTCCGCTTGTCCCGTAGCGTTGTTGCCACGTTTTGGACAAAACATGGACGTCATTATGGTGATTGGTGGCGTATCGGAGGGAGGAGATTACCTGAGTGAGTGCGTAGGGTATTTCATCGATGAAGATAGGTGGGTAAACTTACCGCACATACACAATCACCTCGACGGGCATGCTGTTGCTGTGACAGAGTCTTATGTTTATGTGGCTGGCTCCATGGAACCAGGGTTTGCCAAGACTGTAGAAAGGTACAatccaaacagaaatatttgggaGCAAGTCTCAAATCTGATAACCAGAAAGCATTCTTTTGGCCTTACCGAAGTTAAAGGAAACTTGTACAGTATTGGTGGACATGGCAATTTCAGTCCCGGCTTTAAAGATGTGGCCATTTATAATCCCGAGCAAGACAAATGGCTTAACCTGGAGTCAGCACCAAAGATTCTTCGTGATGTCAAAGCTGTTTCTGTAGAAGACCGGTTTGTTTATGTTGCTGCTCGTACCCCAGTTGACAGTGATAGCGAAGATGGATTGAGGGCGGTTATTATCAGATACGATGCTGAAACCAGGCAGTGGCAGGATGTGGACTCTCTGCCACTCGTTGATAATTACTGCTCTTTTCAGATGTCTGTTGCTAACACAAACTTCTACCATACAGCATCGTGCTGCCCCAAGAGTTACCCTATAGATAATGAGGAAGCCAAGATAAAGATCTCTGGCAGGGCCTCAGATGAAATACTTGAAAGCTTACCCCCAGAGGTTCTTAGCATAGAAGGAGCAGCTATTTGTTATTATAAAGATGATGTTTTTATCATTGGGGGGTGGAAAAACAGCGACGATATCGACAAGCAATACAGGAAAGAGGCCTATCGATACTGTGCTGAGAGAAAGCGCTGGATGCTTTTGCCTCCTATGCCTCAGCCTCGCTGCAGAGCAACAGCCTGCCACGTGAGGATTCCCTTCAGATGCTTGCAGGGAACACAAAGATACCCCATGCCACAGAATTTGATGTGGCAAAAAGATAGAATAAGGCAAATGCAGGAAAGGCAGATGCAGGAAATACACCGGCACACCCTAAGCTTACGGAGAATGCCACGCTCGCAGATCGAGTGCTAG